AAAGTTGTATTTATCgaacataaataaacaaaagatTTGCTTCGGTGAGGTCGTTGGGCAATAACAacaatttgtatataaaaaaagaaaaaaagaaaaaagtgagCAGTAAGAGGTAGCAACAAGTATCAACTCTCCCTTCCTCGTCGTCTCCGCCCCCTCTCCTTCTTCATATCTCTCATTTCAATTTCATTCCAATTTCATTTCCATTTCATTTTCACATTCCCAAAATGAACGCACATTGTTCTTCTTCCTCTTCGATATTCTCTATGGCTTCTCCTTCTCTTCGCAACTCAACAACAAACCTTTCATTCTCAACTCTCATCCTCCCCCGTTCCTCATCCCCTCGCCGCCGACCTTCTTCCTTCAAAATCCAAGCCAAGATCCGCGAAATCTTCATGCCCGCACTCAGTTCAACAATGACTGAGGGTAAAATCGTCTCCTGGATTAAATCTGAAGGCGATACTCTCTCTAAAGGCGATAGTGTCGTCGTCGTTGAATCCGATAAAGCTGATATGGACGTTGAAACGTTTTACGATGGAATTCTCGCTGCTATTGTTGTTAATGAAGGTGAAACTGCTCCCGTTGGTGCTCCCATTGGTTTGCTTGCGGAGACTCCTGAAGATATCGCTGAAGCTCAAGCTAAAGCCAAATCCGTCAAATccgcttcttcttcttcttcttcgtcttCTCCGCCAATCGAGGATACTCCTCCGGTGAATTCTCaacctcctcctcctcctccgcCGGCGGCTAAGTCTGTTTCCGATGGTCCGAAGAAAATTGTGGCTACACCTCAGGCGAAGAAGCTTGCAAAACAGCACAAGGTCGACATTGCATCGCTCTCCGGGACAGGTCCGTTTGGCCGGATCACGCCGGAAGATGTCGAGGCTGCCGCCGGGATTACACCGTCGAAGAGTAATGTAGCTCCGGCGGTGGCGACTCCTACTCCGGCGGCGTCGGTTCAACCAACAAAATCAGCTGCTGCTGGTTCTTCTTCTGCTGCTTTGCTTCCAGGTTCCAGTGTTGTTCCTTTCACGACGATGCAATCTGCTGTTTCTAAGAATATGGTGGAGTCTCTCTCTGTGCCTACATTCCGTGTTGGGTATCCTGTCACCACTGATGCTCTTGATGCTCTCTACGAGAAGGTATGAATATGAATTATATGATAGATAAGTGATATTGTGACACATAAATTTGAGagcaaaaatagaaaacaatgaTGATGGTTAATGCAATTCAAATTTGTGGTTAATTAGTGAATATGAAGTGTCTCAACTCATTAACCAGAAGTTTGACAAAACTAAATTTTAGATGTTCAAATGGacaatatattcaaatataCACGAATTTGAGGTTTTCAAATATACATGATATGAATTAACCACAATTTCAGTTCAAATATACAACTGAAAATTGTGATTATTGATTAACATTCAAAATTGTGATTAATTGTGTTTTGTAGAAGGTTAATGAGGTGCAACACCTTGTAATATTCATTAAccatttactaaaatgtaattACCTATCTATTTGAAATGCATTAACCAGACATCTAAATTGTTGACAAATTTTGTTGTCCCATTGTGTCAAACTAACATAACTCTatgatatatgattatgatgatgattATGAATGGCattgtttgattttgaaattttggtGATGGATAGTTGAgattgaatattattttattggggttttgaaatttgatgttgAATTTTTTGTTCAGGTGAAACCTAAGGGTGTGACCATGACTGCTATATTGGCTAAGGCTGTTGCTATGGCACTTGTTCAGCATCCAGTTGTCAATGCCACCTGCAAAGACGGCAAGAACTTTCACTATAACAGTAACATTAATGTTGCTGTTGCTGTGGCAATCAATGGTGGCTTGATAACCCCAGTTCTTCAGGATGCTGATAAGGTCtgtgaatttaaatttgtttttctgtttttttgtccaatttttatttcattggtTGATTGTTTTGGTGTTGTGTTGTAGTTGGACTTGTATCTGTTGTCTCAAAAATGGAAAGAACTAGTTGGAAAGGCTCGTTCAAAGCAATTGCAACCTCATGAGTATAATTCAGGTTTCGTTAATGCTATTAACAATTTGATTTCTGTGTTATGTGAACATTTTTACCCGATATTAATTGTGTCTGGTTGCCTTCAGGAACTTTCACACTTTCCAATTTGGGTATGTTTGGAGTTGACAGGTTTGATGCCATACTTCCTCCAGGCCAGGTTAGTGATTGTTTTTTGGATTTTGAATTGTTAATTTGAGGGATTCTGACTTTTAGTCTAGCAGTTTGAACATTGTTTGGTTTTAAACTATCATTTATTTTCAGGGCGCTATCATGGCTGTTGGAGCATCAAAGCCTACTGTACTGGCCGATGCAGATGGATTCTTCAGAGTGAAAAGTAAAATGCTGGTGagttatatgatatatatatatatacttttcttGCTGTTTATGCATTCATGCTTAGAACAATGGATGAAGTCCAGGTGAACATAAACAAACATTTTTTGATAGAAATAGAGCCTTCTGTCATTGCACCATGATCATCATGTGAAGGCTTAGATTGCATTTTCATGGTCTCAcactaataatataattttccGAAGGGTTAACTGTAGGTTCATAGTCGAAATTTTAGATTGTATCTGGGTGGGTGGTGTTGTGCTgtgtgagtattttttttttcaagagaTAACTCAATCGATATAGTATAAAATTTAGATCACATCTGCAAGGTGTTATACTTCATGAACATTTTTTTCAGCTGCATGGATTCAGTGTTCTGTCTCAAATATTCATCATAATACTTCTTTCTAATcatttcttaaatttatttGCTGGATTATGGTATTCACCGATGAACCCCTCCCGACGCACACAAGTGTGTCCTCTGAGTTTTCTGtttcttgaattttttatttcttctccTATTACCTTGTGAACCAAAGATTCAATGTTCAGAAGGCTTCGTTCTTGTCGGGCCTGGATCATATACTCTTTCTCTCTTGAAGAAATTATCATCTAGACTTGTCACTCTTCGTCTTGGATTCTTGTTAGCATTATAGCAATAGGTTTCACAGGAACCTTAGTCAGATAGTTCAATTGATTCATAGTGGCTAAAGTGCATTTTAAAATACCACATAGGCTGATGTCGTAGTTTAACAACAACTTGCTTCTGCTAAGTTCCTCGACACTATAAACAATTGAACTCGTTTCAAAGATGAAATTTCAACTTCCTATATTATATTCATCCACACACACTATGATTACTACAGTTTTCTCTGtagtcttttgttttgttttttccttttgaAAAATCTATACAAGTGGTTCTCTGCAAACAAATTCCAATGCTTCTTTGGGGTTGTTAATCTTGAAACCATAAATTGGGAATGTCTTATCACCATCATGTCAAATGATATGTCATTTCTTTCATAGTCAGTTAATGGATATACTCTTTGAGTAGTGATTGCAGAGCAACACAAAATCCAACTTGctatatttcaaacttttatgtttcattttttaagCATTTTGACCTGTATCTTTTGATCTCGATTGTAGAAGTACTTACAGGACATATCCAATAAATGGTGTCACAGCACAAGCGTTTTTTAAGATGATATAATCTTAGTTGTAGattcaagaaaataaataattgaaaagttaGAGATATGTCAATAAGCCTGGGACACAATTTCAGCCTGAGCAAAAGTAGAAAAAAAGAGTATATCAAATGCTAAACAAATTTTATCACAGAGATGACCATTTAATACAAGTCTCACGTTTCAGAGTACCACAGATCTATCACACAAGTAACAGAGAAATAGAGGAATGCGTCAATCATATAATCAAAATAGGGTGGATGAAATGGAGGAACGTTTCGGGTGTGATATGCAATAGAAAAACATCACTCAAgcataaagtaaaaaattagtCAACAGTTGTAAGATTTGCAATGTTGTATGGAACTGAATGTTAGGTGGAAAAAATCTAAAAAGTAACTTTTAGTGTTGTAGTCTGTAGAGATGACAATATTACAATGCACGATTCATTGGTTACGCAAGACAAAGTAGGACTAGAAATACACTCATTTTAGAAATACTAGGATACCCTCCATTGTAGAGAAGATTATAGAATCTTTAACTAGATATATATGATTATGGAGAAGACTTATAGAAGCTAGTGTGAGTATATGTATATCCCATCAAGCACCATCCAATAGTTAGAGCTAAAGGGAGACCAAGGAAACTATATACCAAACTATAAGAGACATAAGAGGCAAGTTGTCTATTATTGGATCTAATATGACATCCATTGATCAATATAGTCAACTCTTCTAAGTGGGAAAAGGCTTGGTGGTGGTGGTTTGATTATATTGGTTGTTTTTTTGTCTTAAGATTTGATAAGCATCCAACAATTGAGTTTATTTTCACAACCTAAAATTCAGAAGAAACAGCGGTTCCTTCTTATCCTATAAATGCACAGTTGCACTACcttgtcaaaatttataaattcaagGACCTCACATGCATGATGCCTCACTTTGACGGAGAAGGGTAGAAAACCTTTTTCTTGTCTTCATCGGGCAAGCACATCTATCATGATTCATGAGAGAATTTACTTCTTGATTAATGTTGTCATAAGAAGTACCTTGTCAAATACTGGTTCAGATTGGTCTCTTCTGTCAGTTTTTTTATTAGAACCATATCGAATggtagtttttttaatttatttttaaatttcccAGGATCTAATTAATTGGGTCTAAACTTTCCTTTTTCAGGTGAATGTAACAGCTGATCACCGAATAATTTATGGGGCTGACCTGGCTGCCTTCCTTCAGACATTCTCTAAAATCATTGAAAACCCAGAAAGCCTAACATTATAGTCGTTCTTCACTTTGAGATAAATTTAGTTATACCAAACATTGTTTCTTGAGAAGCTGTTTGGCTTAGTTCCTAAACTTTTGTACTTTTTATTTGCTCTtgatttttgattattttactaGATCGATCTCCCGGGAATTCTTAAacttttgtattttttctttgcattttcttttttgttatatCTTACTAGATTGATCACATGTGTGATGCACGGGTCGTGattgtaataatatttatgCACTTTGAGAAATCATAAATTAATTGTCTACTAATTTAGTTGTCTATTGATGATGTTCAAATGTTTGATATTTAGATAAGAAATTCAAAGATAGATATctagaaagaaagaaatgtaGTTTAATTGTAGAACATAAAATTTTGGCCTAACTTAAAACATTATGAATGAAAGGGGGTGGATGAACCATCATTATAGTTATAGTTACACTGCTGCGTAATCGTTTCTGATCAATTGTTTTGCCAGGGAAATTGATGCCGCTGAACTGTATATTAACAATTGTCAAAGagtattgtatatttttttcaaatgatatatttcaatttcaaagcATGTAGGGGATCCCACTCCAAGTCCCGTCGTACTTTGCTGGGTTGAGGTTGATGTCGGCAAAGACAGCTTTACCTGACTTTGGAAGGTAGAATACTAGAATTTCGATGCTGTACTGTCTGTGAAATGGACCACTGTCTGCCAGTGCTGAAGCCAATTGTTTGACTTTAGTTATACTGATACCCAATGACCTACGCTATTGGGTGTGGATCCAATGCTAGTAGTAGTATTAATCTTCTagataacaataaaaatactaataataactaTGATAGCTTACTGTTCGTTAATccttttcaattaaattagtgCCCGGTTAAGTAAGCAACCttgaatgaaaaaataataattcgtCTGAAGAACAATCAAGCACTATTATGTCACTATAATGTGGGACCTGCTCCACTCCATTATagtagatatatatatatatacacattagTGAAACAATTTTATATCTCTTTTAATTAACATAGTCatcatcataaaataaataaagtatttttttcACTCCTTTCACTATTCTTCATTTTCTGCCCACCCCACCAACAACAACTGAAGCCACCACAAGCATCCCAATCCCAAGAGAGATGAAATTGCTCTATCAACTCAAATCAGACTCAACCTACCACCTTATTAATTAATCACAGACAGCAGAGGTTTTTGTTCAACAGAGCTAAGATAAGAAGCTAGATAGAAAAGTATGGCTTTTGAAGATTGTTCTTCTGAAAAGGAACTTCAGAAAGTCTCAAAGAGTTTTATTCCTCTTTCTGGGACTAGTCTTGCATCTTTGGAGTCTTTGTCACTTCCACTGGTATGGAGTTTACTGTACTTTTGAGTTTTGAATTTCTATAATGTGTTGTTTGATGATGTGTTTGTTTCGTTAAGAACAGGTGCAGGAGGTTGTTCTTTCTGCAGATATGCAATGTGAAGAGTGCCAGAAGAGAGTTTCTGACattattacaaaaatgaatGGTGAGTCACTTTGTTTCTTACACTGTCTTCAATTCATGTAAACTCATCCTTTGAGTTTTCTCAAAGAATTAGCATATGTTTGGTACCAAACTTCTAAGGCAACGTGGTTTTTCATCGTGAATTTGGTGCACATACACAAACATACGCTTAAATGTGAAATTGTTGATTGGATAGGAAAATAAGATCCTTTCTTCAAACCTCTATATCCTCTCTTCTATTTGCTTTGTTTGCAACAAGAGGCTAGAAAAGACATAGAGAGGAAAAGCGTAGTGGTCCTTATTATTTTTGTCGTTATAAAATGTGTTTGCAAAGGTAGCATTACAAacattttattatgaaaaatgttGCTTAAGTATCAGTTGTAATGGTGtttgtttatgttttatttttcagcAGAAACTGAGTCCATTGTGGTGAACGTATTGGAAAAGAAGGTGATACTTACTTTTAGGATATCATCAACAACAATTGGTAAAGAGAAAGTAATAATGTCAAAGAAAGTTACTCCAATCAACAACAGTAAAGCTCCCATTATCAAACGGATATTCCGGTCATTCATAGTTTAACTTAACTACAAATTACTACATGTGCATAAGATTCGGTTTCATTGATTTTCACAATTTGTACAGCACACACTCTTTGTAGTATTCATGATTGAATTTGTTTTctagtaacttttttttttttttatcaagaacTATCCCTCCAAATCTTTTTGTTTTTCCATTTTTGttcaaataaatgattttaacaTCGACTTAGTTTTCTTTCATCTTTTATCTATGTGTTCGTTTGAACATgtaatgttgtttattttttcaatttggtgtaatatttttataataaaaaataattgttacctTTATTAGCACTTTCTTCGTTTATCAAAAAGACATTTGATGTAACTTATGTACATTTATGTTTTGGgattttttttatggttttggTTAATAAAGAGTAGATGATGATGGTGGTAGAGTtatgttttttgagtttttgaaattgtgttttatgaGCTTTGGttaagaagaagatgaaggagATATGATGATAGTGAAAATCGAGACACGGTGAAGGAGAtgtaaacattttttaatataataaattatatttattaaaaaactttttataacttaatattaatgaaataataatcGTATGATGATGTGGAAATCAATTT
The genomic region above belongs to Cicer arietinum cultivar CDC Frontier isolate Library 1 chromosome 4, Cicar.CDCFrontier_v2.0, whole genome shotgun sequence and contains:
- the LOC101502645 gene encoding uncharacterized protein isoform X2, producing the protein MAFEDCSSEKELQKVSKSFIPLSGTSLASLESLSLPLVQEVVLSADMQCEECQKRVSDIITKMNETESIVVNVLEKKVILTFRISSTTIGKEKVIMSKKVTPINNSKAPIIKRIFRSFIV
- the LOC101502645 gene encoding uncharacterized protein isoform X1; translation: MAFEDCSSEKELQKVSKSFIPLSGTSLASLESLSLPLVQEVVLSADMQCEECQKRVSDIITKMNAETESIVVNVLEKKVILTFRISSTTIGKEKVIMSKKVTPINNSKAPIIKRIFRSFIV
- the LOC101502335 gene encoding dihydrolipoyllysine-residue acetyltransferase component 4 of pyruvate dehydrogenase complex, chloroplastic; translation: MNAHCSSSSSIFSMASPSLRNSTTNLSFSTLILPRSSSPRRRPSSFKIQAKIREIFMPALSSTMTEGKIVSWIKSEGDTLSKGDSVVVVESDKADMDVETFYDGILAAIVVNEGETAPVGAPIGLLAETPEDIAEAQAKAKSVKSASSSSSSSSPPIEDTPPVNSQPPPPPPPAAKSVSDGPKKIVATPQAKKLAKQHKVDIASLSGTGPFGRITPEDVEAAAGITPSKSNVAPAVATPTPAASVQPTKSAAAGSSSAALLPGSSVVPFTTMQSAVSKNMVESLSVPTFRVGYPVTTDALDALYEKVKPKGVTMTAILAKAVAMALVQHPVVNATCKDGKNFHYNSNINVAVAVAINGGLITPVLQDADKLDLYLLSQKWKELVGKARSKQLQPHEYNSGTFTLSNLGMFGVDRFDAILPPGQGAIMAVGASKPTVLADADGFFRVKSKMLVNVTADHRIIYGADLAAFLQTFSKIIENPESLTL